Proteins found in one Solitalea lacus genomic segment:
- a CDS encoding YfgM family protein, producing MANNQENNHQDIGGGLDLQGQFGKTEQFVTENKKSLLIILGAVVVMGGLFIGWNLYHKSQDKEAQDQMFRAEQYFEVDSLDKALNGDGNYPGFAKIIDEYSGTKAANLAYYYAGICYLKKGEYQKAIDHLESYSSKDEVTSATSLGAIGDAYSELKQYEKAADFYQKAADKKLQSFSPIYLMKLGMIYEELKKNDKAIEAYNTIKTEYSDSQQARTIDEYIARAEAKL from the coding sequence ATGGCAAATAATCAAGAGAATAATCATCAAGATATCGGTGGTGGTTTAGATTTACAAGGGCAGTTCGGTAAAACAGAACAATTTGTTACAGAAAATAAAAAAAGCCTTTTAATCATTTTAGGCGCAGTGGTTGTTATGGGTGGTTTATTCATTGGATGGAACCTGTACCATAAAAGCCAGGATAAAGAAGCGCAAGACCAAATGTTCAGAGCTGAGCAATATTTTGAGGTTGATTCATTAGATAAGGCGCTGAACGGTGATGGAAACTATCCGGGCTTTGCAAAAATTATTGATGAATATAGTGGTACTAAAGCTGCTAACCTTGCTTATTACTATGCAGGTATTTGCTACCTGAAAAAAGGTGAGTACCAAAAAGCCATTGACCATCTTGAAAGCTACAGTTCAAAAGACGAAGTCACCAGTGCTACTTCATTAGGAGCTATCGGTGATGCTTACAGTGAGTTAAAGCAATATGAGAAAGCCGCTGATTTTTACCAAAAGGCAGCTGATAAAAAATTGCAAAGCTTTTCGCCAATTTATTTAATGAAATTGGGTATGATTTACGAAGAGTTGAAAAAGAACGATAAAGCTATTGAAGCATACAATACAATTAAAACTGAATATAGTGATTCTCAGCAAGCTCGTACAATTGATGAGTACATTGCTCGCGCAGAAGCTAAGTTGTAA
- the ribH gene encoding 6,7-dimethyl-8-ribityllumazine synthase, which yields MATAYKNLSDFSESEVPSAEGFKFGIAVSEWNQKVTGALLHGAIETLKKYGASEEQIVVHAVPGTFELSTGAQLLLEYGDFDAVICLGCVVQGETRHFDFICDAVSHGITNVALQYKKPVIFGVLTTDNMQQAIERSGGRHGNKGDEAAVTAIKMVEFAKKMKN from the coding sequence ATGGCTACAGCATATAAAAATCTTTCCGATTTTTCAGAATCAGAGGTTCCTTCTGCAGAAGGGTTTAAGTTTGGGATTGCGGTTTCTGAATGGAATCAAAAAGTAACCGGGGCATTGTTGCATGGCGCTATTGAAACGCTAAAAAAATATGGTGCTTCTGAGGAGCAGATAGTTGTTCATGCGGTACCTGGTACTTTTGAATTAAGTACCGGAGCGCAACTGCTATTAGAATATGGTGATTTTGATGCCGTAATTTGCTTGGGTTGCGTTGTTCAGGGTGAGACTCGTCATTTTGATTTTATTTGTGATGCGGTATCGCATGGTATTACAAACGTGGCTCTACAATATAAAAAACCAGTGATTTTTGGAGTTCTTACTACCGACAATATGCAACAAGCAATTGAGCGATCGGGTGGGCGTCATGGCAACAAGGGCGATGAAGCCGCTGTTACAGCAATTAAAATGGTTGAATTTGCTAAAAAAATGAAAAATTAA
- the rocD gene encoding ornithine--oxo-acid transaminase yields MTEAVLGSLSTELIELENKYGAHNYHPLPVVLDKGEGVYVWDVEGKRYYDFLSAYSAVNQGHCHPKIISTLIEQAQKLTLTSRAFYNSTLGEYEKFVTGYFGFDKVLPMNTGAEAVETAIKICRKWAYEKKGLVENSAQIIVCEQNFHGRTTTIVSFSSDKGANKNFGPYPEGFIRIPYNDIDALAKALENPNVAGFLVEPIQGEAGVFVPDEGYLTKAHSLCKSNNVLFIADEVQTGIARTGKLLACDHESIHPDVLILGKAISGGVLPVSAVLCNDEIMEVITPGTHGSTFGGNPLANKVAMAALSVVRDEQLAENAERLGRLFRAEMQKLVDETELLVLVRGKGLLNAVVVNDTEDSSTAWELCVQLKENGLLAKPTHGNIIRFAPPLVMTEEQLMECVNIIRKTVLAFKK; encoded by the coding sequence ATGACAGAAGCAGTTTTAGGATCACTTTCAACAGAGCTGATTGAATTGGAGAATAAGTATGGTGCACATAACTATCATCCTTTACCCGTTGTACTTGATAAGGGTGAAGGAGTATATGTTTGGGATGTTGAAGGTAAACGTTATTACGATTTTCTTTCTGCATATTCTGCCGTAAACCAAGGGCATTGTCACCCTAAAATTATCAGCACTTTAATTGAGCAAGCCCAAAAGCTTACACTCACTTCACGAGCGTTTTACAACAGTACATTAGGCGAGTATGAAAAATTTGTAACAGGGTACTTTGGGTTTGATAAGGTGCTTCCTATGAATACAGGAGCCGAGGCTGTTGAAACTGCAATTAAAATTTGCAGAAAATGGGCATACGAGAAAAAAGGTCTCGTCGAGAACTCTGCCCAAATTATAGTTTGTGAACAGAATTTTCACGGACGTACTACCACAATTGTATCTTTTTCAAGCGACAAGGGTGCCAATAAAAACTTTGGACCATATCCTGAGGGTTTTATCCGTATTCCTTATAATGATATTGATGCCTTGGCGAAAGCTTTAGAAAATCCTAATGTTGCCGGTTTCTTAGTGGAACCTATTCAAGGGGAAGCAGGTGTTTTTGTGCCTGATGAAGGTTACCTTACTAAAGCTCACTCGTTATGTAAGTCGAATAATGTGTTGTTTATCGCCGATGAGGTGCAAACCGGAATTGCCCGTACCGGTAAATTACTAGCATGCGACCATGAGAGCATTCATCCGGATGTATTGATTTTAGGTAAAGCCATTTCGGGAGGAGTACTTCCAGTGTCTGCTGTTTTGTGTAATGATGAAATCATGGAAGTTATTACCCCGGGAACTCATGGGTCTACTTTTGGCGGGAATCCGCTAGCCAATAAGGTGGCAATGGCTGCATTATCGGTAGTTAGAGATGAACAATTAGCTGAAAATGCAGAACGCTTAGGGAGATTGTTTCGTGCTGAGATGCAGAAGCTAGTGGATGAAACAGAGCTGTTAGTTTTGGTGCGTGGTAAGGGCTTATTAAATGCAGTAGTTGTGAACGATACAGAAGATAGTTCAACCGCATGGGAACTATGTGTACAGCTTAAAGAGAATGGGTTATTGGCAAAACCAACTCATGGAAATATTATTCGTTTTGCGCCTCCATTGGTTATGACTGAGGAGCAGT
- the ytxJ gene encoding bacillithiol system redox-active protein YtxJ, with protein MNWIELTAEVQLQQIKAKKSFSIIFKHSSRCSISLFAKKRFEQDWTELPAETELYFLDLLNYRPVSAAIAEIFQVHHESPQLLLIKDGECIYESSHGEINVSDTLEQMII; from the coding sequence ATGAATTGGATTGAGCTGACTGCTGAAGTGCAATTGCAACAGATCAAGGCAAAAAAAAGTTTTAGTATTATTTTTAAGCACAGTAGCCGTTGTTCAATCAGCTTATTTGCTAAAAAACGATTTGAGCAGGATTGGACTGAATTACCTGCTGAAACTGAGCTATATTTTCTCGATTTGTTGAATTATCGCCCTGTTTCGGCAGCCATTGCTGAGATTTTTCAGGTGCATCACGAATCTCCTCAATTATTATTGATTAAGGATGGGGAGTGCATCTATGAATCGTCCCATGGTGAAATAAACGTTTCAGATACCCTGGAACAGATGATTATATAA